GCATGATTATTAAACTTTTCACTTTTAGCTTCGAAGTCCAGTTTTAGCTAATGGCTACAATTTGAATCGATTTAAAGTCAAATTGCTTGTAGAATCAAGACATCAATAACGAGGGGCTGAAAAAATTCAATGaagaaacaaaataaatgaagaagctaaaaactagggtttgtcgGAAAACGAGAGGATATAATCAAATACTATTGGTTGCACGTGACGACGCCGTTTTAAATGTAAAGATTTGAATAGTAGTTCTCTTTGTCAATTCGACTCGTGGGCTGTGTGTGGCCCATTTATGATTTAATGGTTCTAATCAAAGGCCATGTGAGCTGTTGGGATTTGTATGTTTTCAAATCAAGGGCATTATTACAAATACTGTCATTTTCAAAACTTatttaaatgtaatatattTCATATCATAATcaagattattaatttattgggATGAGTCTTACTCTTACACACCACCTAGTTAATACAACCACATACTTATAATTGAAACACGAGACAATTGACAAAAAGAAACTATATTTAACAAAATGCATATAGATAGGCTACATACAAATAATTTGTACCTAACCTGTCAGCTGCATGAACCCCAAAACTAACACATAAAAAATAAGGAATTGCAAAGAAACAATTGTAACAAAACAATATTTATTGGTCAATCATACACCTTTCGAATTCTACAAATTAAACTTGTCGTTGTGCTTCATATTGTTCCCTATTCTTTTACGTCTAAATTATAGTAAAATGGTTTAGGATTTTACTTGGAGCATATACTTGGGAAAATTAGGTATATTTTCCTAAATAACGTAATTATGTGTAAATCCACCATAGATACTAGATATAGATTATTCGACAAATTGAACTCGATTTCACAGGGTAGAAGATTAAAAATTAAGGTTAATAGTCGATTCTATCacgatttttaataatttattaatttcatccaaatatttaaaattagaatACAATTTGTAAATTCACAAATTTTGGAACGAAGTCGATCATTAATCATAAACTACCAATTATCTTAAACTACggcttatttaatttttttttaaaattatccaaatagttttataatatactAACACAAATTTTTCGCCGTAACTCACTTTCGCCCCCACCAGAACGAAGACTTCAAATCAATGAAATACTTGCAATCTCGAGAGGAAAAATCTAAATTTCTAGGCAAGTACATAATTGCAATCCCTCATTAACTCCAAACAAATTAAATAGATTGGCATATTCAATAAGATACATctaatttatttccaaataaatTTTGCCTTTATTCAAGGACATATATCCATAAAAAAGGGGAACAATATGTCCCTCAACAAGTAGAGGTTGATAATAGGTCATTTTCTAGTAGGGCATGCAAGGAGACAAATTCCACAAGGTTTGGTTTGTCATCTTAATGTTTTTTTCTCCATGAAGTGAATGCACCCAAACCCCTCAACCCTACAACAAGGCCCACTACTTCACACACACCACAAGTTCTAATTTTCATATCTTCTCTCTCCACTCTTCCTctattcatatatatatgtgtagCCACTACAAGCATCTCATCAAACTCATCACAAAAAACTTCAAGAATCTTCACCTTCTTACTTCTTCATCCAAAGCTTTTTTTTTCCAGACAAAAGCATGGCTGCATACTCAGTCTTCCCATCAAGAAACTTGAAGCAGAGATCGGTCCAGCGTTGTTCGAAGCAAATGAGGGAACACAAGGCTCGTCTTTACATCATATGGAGATGCACAGTGCTTCTATTGTGTTGGCATGAATGAAGAGTTTGTGTTCTTGCAAATATACACAACACACAATAGGTTTAGACTTTAGATCATAtgactaattttttatttgtttcttttttatctcAAGGCTCATCTTTGTGGTCTTGATTTTCATAAAGTAACACTAGTTTTGAGCATCAAATTAGCAACACCAAGATTGTGTTGCTACTTTCTTGAGTTATGTAGGATGTGTAATCCAAATGGCTAGGACATACATATGTATCAATGTAAAAGAAAAGGGCACCTTATTTTGGTTACAATTTAGAGTTTTGAGTTACAATTACAATGTTTACTTCACCTTATTAAAATTAACTATTTACTGAGTTCTGATTGATATGACTTTGCAATATCAATTGGATTTGGATATGTAGAACAAAAGAAAAGCAGAGATAATTCACTTTGTAAGAAGCCAAAATTCCAAAATcctaaaccaaaaataaaaagtagCTAGAAAGATTTTAAATAAGATGGTTTTAAAAGAACCAAGGTTCTACCAAAACATATAGAGAGAATGGAAGTTATTCTCTCTATTCATCATCCGAAGATGCACACGCGTTCACGTTGCTGCTTTCAAAAAGTACCCATCCATCATCGTCTTCTGCAAGCGCCTTGCTGTCTACACCAGCTAGTTCGTCTTCAGGGACCTTTTCGTGATCTCCAGTCTCCATACGGTCACCATCTCTGACTGCTACGGCCTCCACTTGATCTGGAACCGAGCTTTTCAAGGATGATTTCGAAGAAGCTAAGAGGAAGCTCGTCTGAGTGGAGAAAAGTGATCTGCTAAGCGGAAGACGCTGGTCAAATTTCTCCTTTAGCTGCTTCACATCCTGACATATAACAGCTATTTCTCCCCTGTAGACAGACACAATACAAGGAAAACAAAGCCATCAAATGTGATAAATGATGAAGTTGATAGTCTAGATGATGATATTAGCAACAATCATATTAACTTATCCAAGCATTACAGGTTTTAAATGTATTCTAAAATGGCGGTCGAGTGATTTGGTCGCGTTAAAGATCTATCATGACTACCAATGTCGTATGAAGAAATGATATTGATGTAGAAATGAAAAACTACTCTTGGAAAACAAGGATTCAAGACGATAACCGAAAAGAAGCAGCTTACTGTAATGTATCTACAAGTTGCCCACGATCCACGAGAAACGCATGTAACTGTGATGCAGCAGTCACAGAATTAACAACATGAAACCCATAACAAATATAGCCTTTGAGAATCTTGACAGAAACTCCCAATCCACACTCAcataacacataatcatatccAATTTTCAATTCTAATGAAGACTTCAAACCAAGTAAAGAGAAATATCAGTACTACCTTAGCATTATCCTCAGCCTGTTGtctcaagttctttgattcttGTACCACTTGTGCTATAATTAATTTCTGTTCAATGATGGATTGCTTTCCACATTGTTCATTCACAAATTTTTTCGCCTCTGCAGATCTTATTTCATTCTCAGCAGCAGCTAGTCGAACCTCTAAACATTGACGCATCTGCACCAAATTTTCGGAAAATATTACTTAGTGAACTATTTCATCAAAAACAAACATTGAAATTCACAGGAAATATTTGTACAGAAGTATCGAAACTCGCCTCATCAAGATCTGCAAGTGATTTATCCCTGTCATTGGAGAGGGAAACCAAGCGAGAATGGAGGTCTCTCAGCTCCGTTGTCAAGATGACTTTCTCACCACAAACATCCCCAGCATGCTGAGAGTTAATAAGAAAAGTTAAACTATGGATACATTTAAAACTATGCTATACAAGCCAATAAAAggattaaaatttaaaaccatGTCATTCGCCTCCTTCGCATGTTTGATCGTTATTTTCAGCTCCTTAATCTCATTCTGCGCGTCCATCTCCACTCTTGCAGCTTCCGTTTTGGCCTGTTCTGCAGCATGCTCCTTCACCTCCACTTGCTTCATCAAGTTGATGACAGACTCCATTTCCATGAACAATGTTTTCTGAAAAATGTATGCATCAAATATCTAAATCACATCAAATCAAAAAACAAGTTGAGAAGGTTAATCAAAGACATCTAAATGTTTAGGATGTATGAGAATGTTGTAATGCTGATACCTTATTATTTCTTGCATCGCCGATGATTTCCTCCAAGTGATCAATATTAGTACAATTTTGACTACACATGGAGGAATTCAAGGCTGTTTCATCCTCCGCTCCAAGAGGATTGCTCATGTTTTTCCCACGGGAAGCACTGTCAGTAGACGAGGATATATCTGATTCATCTAAAACAATCAAGTGTTCCTCACTGGACGTACTGTCAGTAGTAGTCGAGGATAAATTTGATTCATCTAAATCACTCTCATCATATTCATCTAAATCATTCTCATTATATTCATCTAAATCATTCTCATCATATTCATCTTCATCCTCATCATATTCATCTAAATCATTCTCAGCATATTCATATAAATTCTCAAGTGGTAATAAAGAAACTGCTTCA
This sequence is a window from Salvia splendens isolate huo1 chromosome 14, SspV2, whole genome shotgun sequence. Protein-coding genes within it:
- the LOC121764037 gene encoding kinesin-related protein 4-like, encoding MTFQRVYDSLRDLFPMVNDQALRAVAIEHVNDVDAAIEAVSLLPLENLYEYAENDLDEYDEDEDEYDENDLDEYNENDLDEYDESDLDESNLSSTTTDSTSSEEHLIVLDESDISSSTDSASRGKNMSNPLGAEDETALNSSMCSQNCTNIDHLEEIIGDARNNKKTLFMEMESVINLMKQVEVKEHAAEQAKTEAARVEMDAQNEIKELKITIKHAKEANDMHAGDVCGEKVILTTELRDLHSRLVSLSNDRDKSLADLDEMRQCLEVRLAAAENEIRSAEAKKFVNEQCGKQSIIEQKLIIAQVVQESKNLRQQAEDNAKLHAFLVDRGQLVDTLQGEIAVICQDVKQLKEKFDQRLPLSRSLFSTQTSFLLASSKSSLKSSVPDQVEAVAVRDGDRMETGDHEKVPEDELAGVDSKALAEDDDGWVLFESSNVNACASSDDE